The following is a genomic window from Parabacteroides johnsonii DSM 18315.
TTGAAGCGGTGTAGAAAGCTACGTTGGCTTCCACGGGCAGCGGCAGGGAGAGCAACCACCAGTTGAGGAAGAACAACGCCAGCCCTGCGGCAAGCACCGCCCAAATCCTGCCCCACGTGATTTTTTCCTCCTTCACGCCTTTTGTGCCGAGGCACGAGAGAGCCAATAACAACAACGCACAAAATTTCGTGTAAAGGATATGGTGGAACAGCCCGGCGGTGCGGTTGAAATTGACCAGCATCCGGTCCACGACACCGATGTCGATGCCCCACAGCCTTACGGCTTCATACCCGTACCAATAGAGGTGGACGACCACCAGAATAATGCTCACGGCGCGGAGAAAGTCCATGATTTTCGCCAACGCCCTCAAATCGTCTTCCTGTTGTGACATAAATCTGTTTCTGTTTTTAGTTGATGAATAATAGTGTTTAATTCCTGTCCGGAAGCGTGGCAACCTAAGGTACGGACTTAGGGTATCTCTGTTACGGACTTAGATACCCTCTGTTCCGTACTTAGGTAATCACAGCCCCAAACCCTTGCGGCGTTTCTTCCGCCTGCGTTTGAGTTCGCGCTCGAAGGCGGCTTCCTCCGCCTGTGCGCCCGATGCGTCGCCGCCAAGCAAGCCCAAGCCCGTGGAGTGACCCTCGTCGTGTTCCACATAGGTATGGGCTTCCGTCTGCGGTTCGTCCCGTGTAACGGCGAACGGCATTGGCGGCGTGTCTGCATACAGCAGGGTGAAATGCTCCTGCAAAGCATTGGCGGAAAATTCCCTGCCCAACCGGGAGCCGTTCAGCACACAGCCCATGCGGTGGTCGATGAAGGTCGCCCCGTAGATGCGCCCCTCGTCCGTATGGCGGAACACCACGTCCACACCCTTCGCTTTGAGCAGGGCGATGAACTCTTCCTTGCGGTACGTCCTGCCCAATGCGGCGGCAACGGTCTTGCGCGTCATGTCCGCTAGACGCTTGTCGCGAATTTGGGCATTGGAATACTCAAACCTGCGGCGCACGGCCTCATAGCCGACGGACTTCCCGATGCGGGACGCCTTGAAAGGATTGCCCACCTTGTTCCCGGCATCGTCGGTGGCGGAATAGACCAAACCATGATATTCGCGCCCGTTCACCATGCCACGCGCTTCCTCCACCGTGACGTTGTAGAGGGAGAGCAGGGCGCGGTATTCGCCCATCGTCCGGAACTTATAAGTAGCCATAACCGCCTTGACGGTGTTTGCCACCTGACGCTTCACGTCGCCCTGCGAGGCATCCACCTTGCGGAGCGGATTGTCGTTGCGGTGCTGCCTGCGGTCGGCGGGGTGCAGGCCGTACTTGCGTTCCAAGTCACGGGTAATCTCCTTGCTGCGGCGGAAGTTGTTGCGGTCGCTGATGCACCTGCCGTCGGCATCCACGCGGATGGTCACGATATGCAGGTGGTGGCGGTCTATGTCCTCGTGCTTGTAGATAATGTACGGCTGTTCGCCGAAGCCCATCCGTTCCATGTACTCACGCGCGATGCCTTCCAACTCCATGTCCGTCAGGCGGTCGTCGGGATGCGGATTGAGCGACACGTGCATGACTGGCTTCTCCGTCCTCGTGTGCGGGGAGAGGTAACGGGAGAAGTCCTGCATGGCACGGCAGATGTCCATCTTTCCGGAACAGCCGTCGAAGATTTTGTTCGTGCCGAGCAGCTTGCCCTGCTCCTTGTTGATTTTCTCCCCGTTGTACGCCAACGCCCCGAACAGCGATTTCCCTAAACTGATTTTTGCGACCATCGTTCCTCGAACTCCTTTGTCAGTTCCACAATCCGGCGCGTCAAAGCCGCCAGTTCCTTCGTGCATTGCTCCAGCTTGTAGAGCAACGCCATCGCCTTCTTCTCCGAGAAATGGCAGCGCAGCTCCTTGACGGCCTGGTTGTAGTTGTTGCCTATCATGCGGTACTGCGCATGAAAAGAGGACAGCTTGGCGTAGTATTCGACCAGCGTCCTGTCCTCCCGGAACACGCGGAATTCCTCCCCGAAGATGCGGGCCTTGGCGAAGACCGCCTTAGCCCTGACCTCCGTCTGTTCGTACATGGCGAGGAACCTGAGCCATTCCTCGTCGCTGAAACGCAGCATCACATGGTGCGTCCTCTTTTCCAACTTGGGGTGTCTGCCCCCTTTCTTTCGTTCTCTGTTCATTGTTACTATGGATTTAGTGGTGTCACGGCATAAGCGCAGCTTCGGCATACGCACCGCAGGTGGAGACAGGCTTCCCGACTTCGGAGAGGAAGCCCCTTCCCCTTTCAGGGGCAAGGCTTGCGGGAGTAACCCGCAAGGTTTCGAGTAACTCGAAACATACCTTGCTGTGTCTTAAAGGACACAAAAATCCGTACCCGACGGATTGGGGATAGACCTGTCGTTACCGACCCTGCAAGGCATCGGTTGCCCGATACCTTTCTGCTGCCCAAAAGAAGGACGGAGCCGGGGCCTGCGGTACGCGCTTTCGGCTTTGCCCTGCCGCTTGGGTGCAAAGGTAGGGCGTTTCCCAGGTCTGAAATACGGCTCAAAAACGCCACAAGCTGCCACGACAGCGCCAAATGCTGCCACGCAAGTGAAAAAAGCATAGCTGCCAGCCTGTAGGCTTTCTGATTTGCGAACCGGCAGGCATTCTTTCTTGCCGGGTGGCGGGCATTCTTGCCTGCCTGTTCTCCCGCCTGCCAGTCTGCCTGCCCTTGTGCCTGCCTGCCGGCACACAGGCATACAGGCATTGGGACGGTGAAATGCCAAAGAGCAAAAAAGGAAACGATAGGAAAGCAATGGCAGAAATGCGTTAAGAAGTCCACGAGGCGGCATTGCCCAAAGGAGTTTTACCTGTTTGAAACCAATAGCCCCACGAACCGGCAGGCATTCTTTCTTGCCGGGTGGCAGGCACTCTTGCCCGCCAGCCTGTTCACCTGCCTGCCGGCACGCAGGCATACCGGCATTGGAATGTTGGGAATGTTGGGAATGTTCAAGAGTGGACACCGGTCAAAACGCAAAGGAAATGGCGACAAGGTCGGGCAAAGAACGCCACAAGCTGCCACGACAACGCCAAATGCTGCCACGCAACGGCAAAGAGATACAACCTTGGCGAAAGTCATTTTCCTTTGCAGGCGGAATGGTTGGCACGCCGGACTACCTGCCCGTTTGCGCGAGTGGATGGCTGCCGACCGGACCAAGAAACGGATGTCTAACAAATAAAAAAGAAGAAAGCATGAAAAAAGAACCTTTGTTCATCGCCTTCTCCACCCAGAAGGGAGGGGCAGGCAAAACGACACTCACCGTGCTGATGGCGAGTTACCTGTATTACGTGAAGGGGTATGATGTGGCGGTCGTGGACTGCGATTACCCCCAGTTCAGCATCAAGGACATGCGCGAACGCGACCTGAAAAGCATCGAGCGCAACCCGTACCTGCGCAAGATAGCCTACGAGCAGTTCAAGCGCATCGGCAAACGCGCCTACCCGATTGTGGGGAGCCGTCCCGGCAACGCGATTGAAACGGTCAGGCCATTTGTCGAGTCGGCGACACCGCCCGACTTCATCTTCTTCGACCTGACGGGTACGGTGAACAACCTCGACCTGATCCGGACGGTGGCGACGATGGACTACATCTTCTGCCCGATAGCCGCAGACCGTTTCATCATGGAAAGCTCGCTGAAGTACGCAAGCGTCATCAACGACACGCTAATCACCACAGGCAAGTCGAACATCAAGGGCATCCGCCTCTTGTGGAACATGGTGGACAAGCGTGAGAAGACCGACCTGTACGACATCTATGACAAGGTGATCGCCGGGATGGGGCTTGAAGTGCTGGACACCTGCCTGCCCGACAGCAAGCGTTTCCGCAAGGAAGGCTCGGAGGAAGGAGACCGCCCGTTCTTCCGCTCCACGCTGCTGCCGCCGGACAAGGCGTTGGCGAAAGGGAGCGGCATCGATGCCCTCGCGGAGGAAATACTCGGCATCGTAAAACGTTGAACCGATGGCCAAGAAACTCGATGTGGATATTGACCCCGGCAAGTTCCTGGACTCGTTCCGCCCGGAAATGCCCGCGCCCGCCGCCCATGAAAATGCCGGAACGGATGGAGACGCCCCGGGCGGGGCGACAGGAGAAACGGAAAAAGTGCCAGCGAAAGCGAAGAAAGAGGTGGAATATCTGAAACGCTTCCTTCATGCACCGAAAATCCCCGTGTGTTCGGGCAAGACCGCCTACATCCGCAAGGGCTACCACGAGCGGATACAGCGTATCGTGCAGGTCATTGGGAAGAACGGGCTTACGCTGTCGGTCTATGTGGACCGTGTGCTGGAGCAGCACTTCCGCGAATACGAGGAAGTGATCCGCCGGCTTTACAAGAAGAATTACGAGGACATTTATTGATTTTATTCACCCTAAAAAACGAAAACAAGATGGGATTTTTTAATTCGAGAACAAAGAAAAGGGGGAACGGCAGCCCGAAGGCGGACACTCCCCAAGTGAAGAACCTGGAAACGGCGGACGTGGTCATCCACATCGTGGACGACACTCAATTGGAAAAGGCGGCGGAGTTCCTCCGCTATTTGACACCTAGGCAAGGGGCGCACCGCCAGTGCATTTACCTAAGCCGCGAGATGCACGGGAAACTGTCCCGTATCGTGCGGACATTGGGCGGGAATGCCAGCACCATCGGCGGGTACATTGAGAACGTGCTGGAAGAGCACTTGCAGACCTATGGGGACGACATCAACGCCCTGCTACGCCGTGAAACCTCGCAGCCGCTTTGATTATGGCCGAGCTGTTCATCGTGCTGATGATGGCCTTCAACCTGTGGATGGTCATCTACCTGACTTGGGAACGCCGGGAGGAAAGCGTACCCAAAGAGGGCAAGGAAAAGGATGTGGGCATACCGGAAAGGTCCGGCGACATCATGGGGAAAAGCCTGTTCCGGATGCCTGAAAGGAAACCGCAGGCTGCCGCATCGGTGCCCGATGCCACCCGGCAAGTCTCCGGTGAGGAGGTGGACGAAAAGGATGTGGCTTTTGACGATGAGACGGCCTCCCTCAATAGCCGGCTTTCGGGAGCCAGGCCGTCGCGCCAGATTCCCGATGAGGAACTGGACGACGTGTTTGCCGACAAGCGTGTTTCCGACATCGGGGCGGAATATGACGAAGACGGGGATTATGACGGCGACCCCCATGAAGCGGGCGGATTGACCTTCGAGGACATCGACCTTGCCATGCGGACGGCGAAGAAGCCGAAAGCCACGCAAGAGGAACGCCGCCACGCCGGAATGGTGTTCTGCGACATGAAGGGCAACGAGCTGTTCGCGATGATAGAAAAAAGTTCGGAAGCGACCCGCAAGAAACTGGACGAGCTGATGGACTTCTATCTGGACTCCGTGTCAGCGTTACAGGCAAAACCAGCACCAACGGTTATGCCCCCAAAAGTGCCCAAAGTTCCGGACAGCTTCGAGAACTTCAACATCCGTGACTATGTATAACAAGTAAAAACGTAACAAGATGCGAAGAAAATCGACTACGGCTAAACCGTCGGCTTGCCACCGAAACCACTAAATCCAACAACGGGCAGAAACGCCCGCAAATTAAAAACAAGTATCAACCGCCAAAGGGAATATCCGACCCGGAGGCACAAAAACAAGTAACGATTATGACAAAGACATTGAAGAAAAAGCAAATCATCCTCGCAGCCCTTCTGCTGGCTGCAAACGTCCAAGTATTCGCACAGGGCAACGGCATGGCGGGCATCACCGAAGCCACCAGCATGGTCACTTCCTACTTTGACCCCGCGACGAAACTTATCTACGCCATCGGCGCGGTTGTCGGGCTTATCGGAGGCATCAAGGTGTACGGCAAGTTCAGTGCAGGAGACCCCGACACCTCCAAGACCGCCGCAAGCTGGTTCGGCGCGTGTATCTTCCTGATTGTAAGCGCGACCATCCTGCGCTCATTCTTCCTTTAACAAACGGGCATCCGCTATACATATATAATAATAGGTATAAGGACAATGGCTGAATACCCCATCAACAAGGGCATCGGTCGTCCGGTGGAGTTCAAGGGCTTGAAGGCGCAGTACCTGTTCCTGTTCGCGGGCGGGCTGCTCGCCGCCTTCATCCTCTTCGTCATCCTCTACATGGCGGGCGCAAGTCAATGGCTCTGCATCGGTTTCGGCACCGTATCGGCTTCCTCGCTTGTGTGGCTCACGTTCCGGCTGAACGCGAAGTACGGCGAACACGGGCTGATGAAGCTGGGCGCGGCACGGATGCGCCCCCGCCATGTGCTCCACCGCAGACGGGTGTCCAATCTGTTACAACGAAAAAAGAAGAAAGGAAGAAACGTATGAGAAATGTAATGAAAGCCACCACGCTGGAAAGCCGCTTCCCCCTGCTCTCGGTGGAACACGGGTGCATCGTCTCGAAAGACGCGGACATCACCGCCGCCTTCGAGGTGGAGCTGCCGGAGGTCTATACCGTCACGGCGGAGGAATACGAGGGCATTCATGCCGCGTGGTGCAAGGCGATAAAGGTGCTGCCCGACCACTCGGTGCTGCACAAACAGGACTGGTACGTGAAGGAGCGGTACCGACCCGACCTTGGCAGGGAAGGCATGGGCTTCCTCGCCCGCAGCTACGAGATGCACTTCAACGAGCGTCCGTTCCTCCACCACAAATGCTACCTGTTCCTGACGAAGACCACGAAGGAGCGCATGAGGCAGCAGAGCAACTGGAACACGCTGTGCCGTGGGCATATCGTGCCGAAGGAGATACAGGACAAGGAAACGGCGGTGAAGTTCATCGAGGCGGTGGAGCAGTTCGCGCGTATCCTGAACGATTCGGGGCATATCAAATTGCGCCGTCTCTCCGATGACGAGCTTACAGGCACGGACAAGGAGACGGGCATCATAGGCAGGTATTTCGCGCTCTCTTTGGACAACGCGGACTGTCTGGAGGACATCGAGATGACGGCAAGGGAAATGCGTGTCGGCGACAACCGCCTGTGCCTGCACACCCTGTCGGACACGGAGGACCTGCCCGCTGCGGTGGCCACGGACTGCCGTTACGAAAGGCTGTCCACCGACCGATCGGACTGCCGCCTGTCCTTCGCCGCGCCGCTGGGACTGCTGCTGCCCTGCAACCACATCTACAACCAGTATGTCTTCATCGGCAACAGCGACGAGGAACTGCGCCGCTTCGAGAAGACGGCGAGGAACATGCAGTCACTCTCCCGGTACAGCCGCCAGAACGCGATCAACCGCGAGTGGGTGGAGGAATACCTGAACGAGGCGCATTCGCAGGGGCTGAAGTCCGTCCGCGCCCACTTCAACGTGATGGCATGGAGCGATGACGCGGAGGAGCTGAAACGCATCCGGAACGACGGGGGCAGCCAGATGGCAAGCATGGGCTGTGTGCCACGCCACAACACGACGGACTGCCCGACGCTGTTCTGGGCGGGCATCCCCGGCAACGCGGCGGACTTCCCGGCGGAAGAGTCGTTCCACACGTTCATAGAGCAGGCGGTGTGCCTCTTCGCGGGCGAGACCAACTACAAGGACTCTCCGTCCGCCTTCGGCATCCGCATGGCGGACCGCATCAGCGGCAAACCCCTGCACATAGACATCTCCGACCTGCCGATGAAACGGGGCGTGACGACCAACCGCAACAAGTTCGTGCTGGGGCCTTCGGGCAGCGGCAAGTCATTTTTCATGAACCACCTCGTCCGCCAATACTTTGAGCAAGGCTCCCACGTGGTGCTGGTGGACACGGGCAACTCCTACCAAGGCCTGTGTGAGATGATACACCGCAAAACGAAGGGGAAGGACGGCATCTACTTCACCTACACAGAGGACAAGCCCATCTCGTTCAACCCGTTTTACACGGACGACGGGGTGTTCGACGTGGAGAAGAAGGACAGCATCAAGACGCTGCTGCTGACCCTGTGGAAAAGCGAGAACGAACCCGCCACGAAAACGGAGTCGGCGGAACTGGGCAGCGCGGTGAACGCCTACATCCTGAAAATCCAGCAGGACAAGGACATCACACCGTCGTTCAACTCGTTCTACGAATACATGAGGGACGTGTACCGCAAGGAGATGGAGGAACGCTACATCAAGGTGGCGAAGACGGACTTCAACATCGACAACTTCCTGACCACGCTCCGGCAGTATTACAAGGGCGGACGTTACGACTTCCTGCTCAATTCCACGGAGAACATCGACCTGCTGCACAAGCGGTTCGTGGTCTTCGAGATTGATGCAGTGAAGGATAATGCCGAGCTTTTCCCCGTAGTGACGATTATCATCATGGAAGCGTTTATCAACAAGATGCGGCGGCTCAAAGGCGTCAGGAAGCTCCTGATTGTGGAAGAGGCTT
Proteins encoded in this region:
- the mobB gene encoding conjugal transfer protein MobB; protein product: MVAKISLGKSLFGALAYNGEKINKEQGKLLGTNKIFDGCSGKMDICRAMQDFSRYLSPHTRTEKPVMHVSLNPHPDDRLTDMELEGIAREYMERMGFGEQPYIIYKHEDIDRHHLHIVTIRVDADGRCISDRNNFRRSKEITRDLERKYGLHPADRRQHRNDNPLRKVDASQGDVKRQVANTVKAVMATYKFRTMGEYRALLSLYNVTVEEARGMVNGREYHGLVYSATDDAGNKVGNPFKASRIGKSVGYEAVRRRFEYSNAQIRDKRLADMTRKTVAAALGRTYRKEEFIALLKAKGVDVVFRHTDEGRIYGATFIDHRMGCVLNGSRLGREFSANALQEHFTLLYADTPPMPFAVTRDEPQTEAHTYVEHDEGHSTGLGLLGGDASGAQAEEAAFERELKRRRKKRRKGLGL
- the mobA gene encoding conjugal transfer protein MobA, giving the protein MNRERKKGGRHPKLEKRTHHVMLRFSDEEWLRFLAMYEQTEVRAKAVFAKARIFGEEFRVFREDRTLVEYYAKLSSFHAQYRMIGNNYNQAVKELRCHFSEKKAMALLYKLEQCTKELAALTRRIVELTKEFEERWSQKSV
- a CDS encoding ParA family protein, encoding MKKEPLFIAFSTQKGGAGKTTLTVLMASYLYYVKGYDVAVVDCDYPQFSIKDMRERDLKSIERNPYLRKIAYEQFKRIGKRAYPIVGSRPGNAIETVRPFVESATPPDFIFFDLTGTVNNLDLIRTVATMDYIFCPIAADRFIMESSLKYASVINDTLITTGKSNIKGIRLLWNMVDKREKTDLYDIYDKVIAGMGLEVLDTCLPDSKRFRKEGSEEGDRPFFRSTLLPPDKALAKGSGIDALAEEILGIVKR
- a CDS encoding DUF3408 domain-containing protein; protein product: MAKKLDVDIDPGKFLDSFRPEMPAPAAHENAGTDGDAPGGATGETEKVPAKAKKEVEYLKRFLHAPKIPVCSGKTAYIRKGYHERIQRIVQVIGKNGLTLSVYVDRVLEQHFREYEEVIRRLYKKNYEDIY
- a CDS encoding DUF3408 domain-containing protein, producing MILFTLKNENKMGFFNSRTKKRGNGSPKADTPQVKNLETADVVIHIVDDTQLEKAAEFLRYLTPRQGAHRQCIYLSREMHGKLSRIVRTLGGNASTIGGYIENVLEEHLQTYGDDINALLRRETSQPL
- a CDS encoding DUF4134 domain-containing protein; the encoded protein is MTKTLKKKQIILAALLLAANVQVFAQGNGMAGITEATSMVTSYFDPATKLIYAIGAVVGLIGGIKVYGKFSAGDPDTSKTAASWFGACIFLIVSATILRSFFL
- a CDS encoding DUF4133 domain-containing protein, which produces MAEYPINKGIGRPVEFKGLKAQYLFLFAGGLLAAFILFVILYMAGASQWLCIGFGTVSASSLVWLTFRLNAKYGEHGLMKLGAARMRPRHVLHRRRVSNLLQRKKKKGRNV
- a CDS encoding TraG family conjugative transposon ATPase, yielding MRNVMKATTLESRFPLLSVEHGCIVSKDADITAAFEVELPEVYTVTAEEYEGIHAAWCKAIKVLPDHSVLHKQDWYVKERYRPDLGREGMGFLARSYEMHFNERPFLHHKCYLFLTKTTKERMRQQSNWNTLCRGHIVPKEIQDKETAVKFIEAVEQFARILNDSGHIKLRRLSDDELTGTDKETGIIGRYFALSLDNADCLEDIEMTAREMRVGDNRLCLHTLSDTEDLPAAVATDCRYERLSTDRSDCRLSFAAPLGLLLPCNHIYNQYVFIGNSDEELRRFEKTARNMQSLSRYSRQNAINREWVEEYLNEAHSQGLKSVRAHFNVMAWSDDAEELKRIRNDGGSQMASMGCVPRHNTTDCPTLFWAGIPGNAADFPAEESFHTFIEQAVCLFAGETNYKDSPSAFGIRMADRISGKPLHIDISDLPMKRGVTTNRNKFVLGPSGSGKSFFMNHLVRQYFEQGSHVVLVDTGNSYQGLCEMIHRKTKGKDGIYFTYTEDKPISFNPFYTDDGVFDVEKKDSIKTLLLTLWKSENEPATKTESAELGSAVNAYILKIQQDKDITPSFNSFYEYMRDVYRKEMEERYIKVAKTDFNIDNFLTTLRQYYKGGRYDFLLNSTENIDLLHKRFVVFEIDAVKDNAELFPVVTIIIMEAFINKMRRLKGVRKLLIVEEAWKALSSANMASYIQYLYKTVRKYFGEAIVVTQEVDDIISSPIVKESIINNSDCKILLDQRKFMNRFDQIQSLLGLTEKEKSQILSINQSNDPSRRYKEVWIGLGGTQSAVYATEVSMHEYLAYTTEETEKMEVRELAEKLGGDMEAAIRQIAEKQKEEMQ